Proteins found in one Zea mays cultivar B73 chromosome 1, Zm-B73-REFERENCE-NAM-5.0, whole genome shotgun sequence genomic segment:
- the LOC118476113 gene encoding uncharacterized protein — protein sequence MRAPLPGTGRWDESERVVAWIRPPTPYVPSPSSGWRQPLPQPTPASRTPTRSVLSPSARPLRSSTVFVALGRTRDALRFAILDTPGAGLGVATCRWGVLVDSLARLPSDARPISHQSFNSVVCRTVPYEALWTCVCICIRASYRGFWGSAGRDC from the exons ATGAGGGCGCCATTACCGGGCACAGGGAGGTGGGATGAGAGTGAAAGAGTCGTCGCATGGATCCGGCCGCCGACCCCCTACGTTCCTTCGCCGTCCTCGGGCTGGCGGCAACCACTGCCGCAGCCAACTCCGGCTTCGCGGACTCCAACCCGATCCGTCCTGTCACCGTCCgcgcggcctctgcgctcttccaCCGTCTTCGTCGCGCTCGGCCGCACCCGCGACGCGCTTCGATTCGCCATCCTCGATACACCTGGTGCAGGCCTGGGTGTTGCGACTTGCCGCTGGGGGGTTCTCGTGGATTCACTAGCAAGGTTACCCTCGGATGCTCGCCCAATTTCTCATCAGAGCTTCAACTCCGTCGTGTGCCGCACCGTGCCGTATGAGGCTCTTTGGACTTGTGTCTGCATCTG tatacgagcaagctacagaggattctggggttcagctggtagagactgctga